From Hyphomicrobiales bacterium:
TTTCCGCAAGTCCGGCGCGGTGAAGCGACTAAACCATGCAGGCAGTCGAAAATACAGAGCCTCTCGCGCGAAACCGCCACATCGAGCCCCGCACGCACCTCGTCAAGAAAATCATCCTGCCATGTGACGCCTGAGTTCGACGAAACTATGACCTGCCTCTGTATTCATGGTGCGGCAAAAAGAAAACGGCCGGCCCGGAACACCGGACCGGCCGTCAAAACTTCGTGAAACGCTGATGCCGGTTAGCTGCCGGCGCCGTTCAGCGTCGTCACCGCACGGCGGTTCTGCGTCCAGCACGACGCGTCGTTACACACCGCGACCGGGCGCTCCTTGCCGTAGGAGATCGTCCGCAGACGGCCCCGGTTGACGCCACGGCTGACCAGATAGTCGCGCGTTGCCGCGGCACGGCGGGCGCCGAGCGCGATATTGTATTCGCGCGTGCCGCGTTCGTCGGCATGACCTTCGATCACCACCGAATACTGCGAATAGCGGCTCAGCCACGCGGCCTGCTTGTCCAGCGTCGCCGTCGCCACGCCCGTCAGCTGCGAGCTGTCGACCTCGAAGAACACACGGTCTCCGACATTGACGACGAAATCCTGAGCCGTACCCGGGGCAGCACCGCCGGCCAGATCGTCGATCTGCTTGTTCCCTGCGCAAGCGGCAATCGTGCCGGCCATCATGGCCACGGCAACGAAGCGTCCCACCTGCCGGAAACGCAATTCACTCAACATCCCGATTTACTCCTCGTATCCCCCGGGCCTTTGCCATGGTTACTGGCAGTTTGGTTAAGCCGGGGTTCGCAAAATTGGTTAGCCGATCGTTAACGGCCCTGCCGTCGAGCGACCCTGTGGTTTGACGACCCGCAGGATCGCCGCCGTCAATTGAGCAGCGGCGACCATGCCGGGTCGGACCCGAACGAGGGTGTCGGCACCCGCTGTTCGTTATAACCCGTCAGATCAATCGACCACAATTGTGGCCCTCCTTGGGCGCCCGGAACATCGCGGAAGAACATCAGCACGCGGCCGTTCGGAGCCCAGGTC
This genomic window contains:
- the pal gene encoding peptidoglycan-associated lipoprotein — its product is MLSELRFRQVGRFVAVAMMAGTIAACAGNKQIDDLAGGAAPGTAQDFVVNVGDRVFFEVDSSQLTGVATATLDKQAAWLSRYSQYSVVIEGHADERGTREYNIALGARRAAATRDYLVSRGVNRGRLRTISYGKERPVAVCNDASCWTQNRRAVTTLNGAGS